A single genomic interval of Candidatus Binataceae bacterium harbors:
- a CDS encoding SDR family oxidoreductase, with product MKKLAVVTGGNRGIGLEICRQLAALDLKVVLTARDAVKGAAACAQLTKSAQKSAGEIVFHPLDVADDSSIARFQRYAEAELGRWDILVNNAGIYLDGAHTSLDIGAATFRQTLAVNLTGALLLSQAAIPLMRAHRYGRIVNVSTDMSTHGDGLDAGGYPSYRVSKAALNAMTRVMAADLRGTNILVNAMSPGWVRTEMGGVGAPRSVEEGAETAVWLATLPDRGPSGGFFRDRESIDW from the coding sequence GTGAAAAAACTTGCGGTAGTGACCGGTGGGAATCGCGGTATCGGGCTGGAGATCTGCCGCCAGCTCGCCGCTTTGGATCTCAAGGTTGTGCTGACGGCGCGCGACGCGGTCAAAGGCGCCGCCGCTTGCGCGCAACTTACCAAGTCGGCGCAGAAGTCCGCCGGCGAGATCGTTTTCCATCCCCTCGACGTCGCCGACGATTCGAGCATCGCGCGCTTTCAGCGTTACGCCGAGGCCGAGCTGGGGCGCTGGGATATCCTCGTCAACAACGCCGGCATCTACCTCGACGGCGCCCACACCTCACTCGATATCGGTGCGGCGACGTTTCGTCAGACCCTCGCCGTGAATCTGACTGGCGCGCTGCTCCTCAGCCAGGCTGCGATCCCGCTGATGCGGGCGCATCGTTACGGCCGTATCGTCAATGTTTCGACGGATATGAGCACACACGGCGACGGACTCGACGCCGGCGGCTATCCCTCGTATCGCGTGTCGAAGGCTGCGCTCAACGCGATGACGCGGGTGATGGCTGCCGACCTGCGCGGAACCAATATACTGGTCAACGCGATGTCACCCGGATGGGTGCGCACCGAGATGGGCGGTGTGGGCGCGCCGCGTTCGGTGGAAGAGGGCGCAGAGACCGCGGTGTGGCTGGCCACGCTCCCCGATCGCGGCCCGAGCGGGGGTTTTTTCCGCGATCGTGAATCGATTGACTGGTAA
- a CDS encoding methyltransferase domain-containing protein has product MTDQNADFTRLKSEQKRDWDAAAAGWKKWWPIFEQAAQHVSDRLVELAGVRPGARVLDIATGTGEPAVTAARRVGATGRVIATDQSAGMLAIARERAAALGLNNLEFKESDAEALALSERDFDAVVCRWGFMFMPDIDRALTGIRSRMKPGTRLATAVWSTRDKVPMITLGTDQVRKLAGLPSPPFDALEPLRLADPSILTHALAAAGFKDVQVKRLQVVFEFAAPEALAQFRSDVAAPFRALLERQTPALRDQIIAAVTNAARAFVQPDGKLRTSNETILFCAQN; this is encoded by the coding sequence ATGACTGATCAGAACGCTGATTTTACACGCTTGAAGAGCGAGCAGAAACGCGATTGGGACGCCGCCGCCGCAGGCTGGAAAAAATGGTGGCCGATCTTCGAGCAGGCGGCACAGCACGTCAGCGACCGCCTCGTCGAACTGGCGGGCGTGAGGCCCGGCGCCCGCGTGCTCGATATCGCCACCGGCACCGGTGAGCCGGCGGTGACCGCGGCGCGACGGGTCGGCGCGACGGGCCGCGTGATCGCCACCGATCAATCCGCCGGAATGCTCGCGATCGCGCGGGAGCGCGCCGCGGCCCTTGGCCTCAACAACCTTGAGTTCAAGGAAAGCGACGCCGAAGCGCTCGCGCTCAGCGAGCGCGACTTCGACGCCGTGGTCTGCCGCTGGGGCTTTATGTTCATGCCCGACATCGATCGCGCCTTGACCGGTATCCGCAGCCGGATGAAACCCGGCACCCGCCTCGCGACCGCGGTCTGGTCGACGCGCGACAAGGTCCCGATGATCACGCTGGGCACCGATCAAGTGCGCAAGCTCGCGGGCCTGCCCTCGCCGCCGTTCGACGCGCTCGAACCGCTGCGGCTTGCCGACCCGTCGATTCTCACTCACGCGCTTGCGGCGGCGGGCTTCAAAGACGTGCAAGTGAAACGCCTGCAGGTAGTTTTCGAGTTCGCCGCGCCCGAAGCGCTCGCGCAGTTCCGCAGCGACGTCGCGGCGCCGTTTCGCGCCCTGCTCGAACGGCAAACGCCGGCGTTGCGCGACCAGATTATCGCGGCAGTGACCAACGCCGCTCGCGCCTTCGTCCAGCCCGACGGCAAACTGCGCACCTCGAACGAGACGATTCTTTTTTGCGCGCAGAATTAG